A genome region from Panthera leo isolate Ple1 chromosome A2, P.leo_Ple1_pat1.1, whole genome shotgun sequence includes the following:
- the LOC122213579 gene encoding olfactory receptor-like protein OLF3 — translation MGRENQTWMSEFILLGLSRCWNTQVSLFVLFLVMYLVTVLGNFLIILLIRLDSRLHTPMYFFLSVLSFVDICYTNSTVPQMLVHFLSARKSIPFHSCVLQLFISLAMGSSEFFLLGAMAYDRYVAVCHPLYYTAIMHGGLCLALATGCLGAGFMNSLMQTVIIFQLPLCHNVINHFACEMLAVLRLTCVDISFNKVMVAISGFLVIMLPCFLVLFSYAPIVAAILHIRSAQGRCKAFETCASHLTVVSMCFGTAIFTYLRPSAGSSAEQEKMVALFYAVVTPMLNPLIYSLRNKEVMSALRRLLGKLSEKK, via the coding sequence ATGGGCAGGGAAAACCAGACCTGGATGAGTGAGTTCATTCTGCTGGGGCTGTCCAGATGCTGGAACACTCAGGTCTCCCTCTTTGTCCTTTTCCTGGTCATGTATCTCGTGACTGTGCTGGGGAACTTCCTCATCATCCTCCTTATCAGACTGGACAGCAGGCTACACACACCTATGTACTTTTTCCTCAGTGTCCTGTCATTTGTGGACATCTGTTATACCAACAGCACCGTCCCACAGATGCTTGTTCACTTCCTGTCAGCCCGGAAGTCCATCCCGTTCCACAGCTGTGTGCTCCAGCTGTTTATCTCCCTGGCCATGGGCAGCTCCGAGTTTTTCCTGCTGGGagccatggcctatgaccgctatgtggcgGTGTGCCACCCGCTGTACTACACAGCCATCATGCATGGGGGGCTTTGCCTGGCGCTGGCTACTGGCTGCTTGGGGGCTGGCTTCATGAATTCACTGATGCAGACAGTGATCATCTTCCAGCTACCTTTGTGCCATAATGTCATTAATCACTTTGCCTGTGAGATGTTGGCTGTGCTGAGGCTGACCTGTGTGGACATCTCCTTCAACAAGGTCATGGTGGCCATCTCAGGATTTTTGGTGATCATGCTTCCCTGTTTTCTGGTTCTCTTCTCCTATGCTCCTATAGTTGCTGCTATTCTGCATATCCGCTCCGCCCAAGGACGCTGCAAAGCATTTGAGACCTGTGCTTCCCACCTCACTGTGGTTTCCATGTGCTTTGGAACAGCCATCTTCACATACTTGAGACCCTCTGCTGGCTCCTCAGCAGAGCAAGAGAAGATGGTCGCTCTCTTCTACGCTGTGGTGACCCCGATGCTAAATCCCTTAATCTACAGCTTGAGGAACAAGGAGGTAATGAGCGCCCTAAGAAGACTGTTgggaaaattaagtgaaaaaaagtga
- the LOC122213581 gene encoding olfactory receptor-like protein OLF3: MGQENKTQTWVREFILLGLSSDWKMQVFLFVLVLTMYLVTLVGNVLILLLIRLDSRLHNPMYFFLSVLSFVDLCYSNSFAPQMLAHLLSARKSIPFYSCVLQLYISLGLGGSEFFLLGAMAYDRYVAVCHPLHYTVIMHGQLCLGLAAGCLVVGFTNSLMETIITFRLPLCHSVINHFACETLAVLRLACVDVSFNKVMVAISGFLVIMLPCFLVLFSYVRIVAAILNIRSAQGRSKAFGTCASHLTVVCMCFGATIFTYLGPQSASSEEEEKMVALFYALVAPMLNPMIYSLRNKEVMAALQKVLEKF, from the coding sequence ATGGGCcaggaaaataaaacccagacATGGGTGAGGGAGTTCATTCTGCTCGGGTTGTCCAGTGATTGGAAGATGCAAGTCTTCCTCTTTGTCCTGGTCCTGACCATGTACTTGGTGACTCTGGTGGGAAATGTTCTCATTCTTCTTCTGATCAGACTGGACAGCAGGCTTCATaaccccatgtacttcttccttagTGTTTTATCCTTTGTGGACCTTTGTTATTCAAACAGTTTTGCCCCACAAATGCTGGCCCACCTGCTCTCAGCCCGGAAGTCCATCCCATTCTACAGCTGTGTGCTCCAGCTCTACATCTCCCTGGGCCTGGGTGGGTCTGAGTTCTTCCTGCTGGGagccatggcctatgaccgctatgtggctGTGTGCCACCCACTACACTACACAGTCATCATGCATGGACAGCTGTGTCTGGGGCTGGCTGCTGGCTGCTTGGTGGTTGGTTTCACCAATTCACTGATGGAAACAATCATTACCTTCCGGCTTCCCCTGTGTCACAGTGTTATCAATCACTTTGCCTGTGAGACCTTAGCAGTGCTACGGCTAGCCTGTGTGGACGTCTCCTTCAACAAGGTCATGGTGGCCATCTCAGGATTTCTGGTGATCATGCTTCCCTGTTTCCTGGTTCTGTTCTCCTACGTTCGTATAGTTGCTGCCATTCTGAATATTCGTTCTGCTCAGGGACGTAGCAAAGCCTTTGGGACGTGTGCTTCCCACCTCACTGTGGTTTGTATGTGCTTTGGGGCTACCATTTTCACCTacctggggccacagtcagcctcctcagaggaagaggagaagatgGTTGCTCTATTCTATGCTCTGGTGGCACCTATGCTGAACCCCATGATCTACAGCTTGAGGAATAAGGAAGTTATGGCTGCTCTCCAAAAGGTTCTAGAGAAATTCTGA